The following proteins are encoded in a genomic region of Zea mays cultivar B73 chromosome 9, Zm-B73-REFERENCE-NAM-5.0, whole genome shotgun sequence:
- the LOC100277896 gene encoding uncharacterized protein LOC100277896, whose translation MGNCQAAEAAAAVVQHPGGRVQRLYWATSAAEVMRANPGHYVALVTHRAGAGDEGKRSQQRQREQEQQRHGGARVTRVKLLKPRDTLVLGQAYRLITVAEVAKALQAKKEEKTRKAQQQQLLLLQVAEPKHGGGSTGSGDESQPQEQVADGCLDQEKDGQRRSSSSSGAAAHRHWRPSLHSIAEASS comes from the exons ATGGGCAACTGCcaggcggcggaggcggcggcggcggtggtgcaGCACCCGGGCGGCCGCGTCCAGCGCCTGTACTGGGCCACCAGCGCCGCCGAGGTCATGCGCGCCAACCCGGGCCACTACGTGGCGCTCGTGACGCACCGCGCGGGCGCCGGCGACGAGGGGAAGCGGTCCCAGCAGCGGCAgcgggagcaggagcagcagaggCACGGCGGCGCGCGCGTGACGCGCGTGAAGCTGCTCAAGCCCCGGGACACGCTGGTGCTCGGCCAGGCGTACCGCCTCATCACCGTCGCCGAGGTCGCCAAGGCGCTGCAGGCCAAGAAGGAGGAGAAGACCCGGAaggcgcagcagcagcagctgctgctgctgcaggtAGCTGAGCCGAAGCACGGGGGCGGGAGCACGGGCTCCGGCGACGAGTCGCAGCCGCAGGAGCAGGTGGCGGATGGCTGCCTTGATCAG GAGAAGGACGGGCAACGGAGGAGCAGCAGCAGCTCAGGCGCGGCGGCGCATCGCCACTGGCGCCCTTCGCTCCACAGCATCGCCGAAGCCAGCAGCTAG